Proteins from a genomic interval of Anaerohalosphaeraceae bacterium:
- a CDS encoding 50S ribosome-binding GTPase — protein MVTDDTIAALSSPPPAVGRVCGSILRLSGPQTFSVLEELLGSSIPRRRGLFHAELSVEGISVPAVIYTFAAPHSYTGQDMAELHLFAAASAVERIFSQILEHTRQARPGEFTLRAYLNGKLDLTQAEAVAQIVSGSNTAQVLAAEKLLAGRLAQTIGRIRAALLDWLSRLEAGLDFAEEDIEILPAAQAVQILQSLRSQIEQLLTGALRYERMIDLPSVGIAGAVNAGKSMLTNALLGRPRSIVSDARAVTRDVLAEILPLGDIDCVLFDCAGLSTQPPLDALDALAQQAARSALQKADLILFCIDIAKPDCTEDRGIFTLLGSRPLLALATQSDRLAPAEIPARLAQLNAEFGREFLPVSALRGDGLEVLKEQIRKTLLQQRTAAPETDAALMLNQRHRRILSEASAALAEAAKQVEQSRDEIAAMLVRSAWEQLGGFERENLSEAVLEQIFSRFCIGK, from the coding sequence ATGGTAACCGACGATACCATTGCCGCCCTCAGCAGCCCGCCGCCGGCGGTCGGCAGGGTCTGCGGTTCGATCCTGCGTCTGAGCGGTCCCCAAACCTTTTCTGTTCTTGAGGAGCTGCTCGGCTCCTCCATCCCCCGCCGTCGAGGCCTTTTCCATGCCGAACTATCGGTCGAGGGCATTTCGGTTCCGGCCGTCATTTATACCTTTGCCGCCCCTCATTCCTACACCGGCCAGGATATGGCGGAACTGCACCTGTTCGCCGCCGCTTCGGCTGTGGAGCGGATTTTCTCCCAAATCCTCGAACACACCCGTCAGGCCCGACCGGGCGAGTTCACCCTCCGCGCCTACCTGAACGGCAAACTCGACCTCACCCAGGCCGAGGCCGTCGCCCAAATCGTCAGCGGCTCCAACACCGCCCAGGTGCTGGCCGCCGAAAAACTCCTCGCCGGCCGCCTGGCCCAAACCATCGGCCGAATCCGAGCCGCCCTGCTCGACTGGCTGAGCCGTCTTGAGGCCGGACTGGACTTTGCCGAAGAAGACATCGAAATCCTGCCGGCCGCTCAGGCCGTCCAAATCCTTCAGTCGCTCCGTTCGCAAATCGAGCAGCTCCTGACCGGCGCCCTCCGGTATGAACGGATGATTGACCTGCCCTCCGTCGGCATCGCCGGGGCCGTCAACGCCGGCAAAAGCATGCTCACCAACGCCCTGCTCGGCCGCCCCCGCAGCATCGTCTCCGACGCCCGCGCCGTCACCCGCGATGTCCTTGCGGAAATCCTGCCGCTGGGCGACATCGACTGCGTCCTGTTTGACTGTGCGGGCCTGAGCACGCAGCCCCCGCTGGATGCCCTCGACGCCCTCGCCCAGCAGGCCGCCCGCTCCGCCCTGCAGAAGGCCGACCTGATTCTGTTCTGCATCGACATCGCCAAACCCGACTGCACGGAAGACCGCGGCATCTTCACGCTCCTGGGTTCCAGGCCGCTGCTGGCCTTGGCGACGCAATCCGACCGGCTTGCTCCCGCAGAGATTCCCGCCCGACTGGCGCAGCTGAACGCGGAGTTCGGCCGGGAGTTTCTGCCTGTCAGCGCCCTGCGGGGCGACGGTCTGGAGGTCCTTAAAGAGCAGATTCGCAAAACTCTCCTGCAGCAGCGAACCGCCGCACCGGAAACCGACGCCGCCCTGATGCTCAATCAGCGGCATCGGCGGATTCTGTCGGAAGCATCAGCCGCCCTTGCCGAAGCCGCCAAACAGGTCGAACAGAGCCGAGACGAAATCGCCGCTATGCTCGTCCGCTCCGCCTGGGAGCAGCTGGGCGGCTTCGAACGCGAAAACCTCTCCGAAGCCGTGCTCGAACAAATCTTCTCCCGCTTCTGCATCGGGAAATAA
- the acpS gene encoding holo-ACP synthase, which produces MKILAHGIDLVEFGRLEQLLQRHGARAMERIFTAKEQADAQGLRNRLERLAGRFAAKEAVMKLVGSGWRDGVAWTDVEVVNDAAGRPVVNLTGRLKELAEKQGIEQITLSITHTDRFAIASAVALAEAGPS; this is translated from the coding sequence ATGAAGATTCTGGCTCACGGGATTGATTTGGTGGAGTTCGGCCGGCTCGAACAGCTGCTTCAGCGGCACGGCGCACGGGCGATGGAGCGGATTTTTACAGCGAAGGAGCAGGCGGATGCCCAGGGCCTTCGCAATCGTCTGGAGCGGCTGGCGGGGCGGTTTGCCGCCAAGGAGGCGGTGATGAAGCTGGTCGGCAGCGGCTGGCGGGACGGTGTGGCCTGGACGGATGTGGAGGTGGTCAATGATGCCGCGGGCCGGCCCGTGGTGAATCTGACAGGGCGTCTGAAGGAGCTGGCGGAAAAACAGGGAATTGAACAAATCACGCTGAGCATCACACACACAGACCGGTTTGCGATTGCATCAGCCGTAGCACTGGCCGAAGCAGGACCTTCGTAA
- a CDS encoding lipopolysaccharide biosynthesis protein: MRGGYWVMGIGVAIRFLGFVKSLVFANFLLVQDLGLLAIAMMLIEILGVFFETGFNEKLVQERKEIRTYLDTAWTIHICRGLVMFLILFAAAPIAASLKVPPEKFSLTVNVIRSIGFALFLASLENVGTVYLQKELNFPRIFLLRVPPVLIDLSVSALVVFFFRSIWGYVAGRFSSVLVQVALSYLLCPYRPRFCLNWQKAVQMWRFGKWIFGLSVLNFLISEGDDFFVWGYLGVSALALYRYAFRFSNLPATDLTNTLSQVTFPAYSKIQDDIPRLREAYLKVLRVTAFFAFLASGLIFSLGPDFVRLFLKADMHPMIPAMQIMVFKGLFRSLGATRGPLFLALGKPKIHFYFQVIRFVLLAVLIYPLTSRWGIEGTAVATLLIAVLVSPFGFWLSCRWLNCPPWRMLESSLIPLVSFLVTVSILLFLRSVTARMSPFLFVGYFLLALACYGGTALLLDCLKGFELLSIFKEQLRALVKNK, translated from the coding sequence ATTAGAGGCGGCTATTGGGTTATGGGAATCGGTGTGGCCATTCGCTTTCTTGGTTTTGTAAAATCTCTTGTTTTTGCCAATTTTCTTCTTGTTCAGGATCTTGGTTTGTTGGCAATCGCGATGATGCTGATAGAGATTTTAGGGGTTTTTTTTGAAACAGGTTTTAATGAAAAGCTGGTCCAGGAGAGAAAGGAGATACGCACATATCTGGATACTGCCTGGACGATTCACATTTGTCGCGGTTTGGTCATGTTTTTAATTCTTTTTGCCGCGGCACCAATTGCTGCTTCTTTAAAAGTTCCGCCAGAAAAGTTTTCTTTGACGGTTAATGTTATTCGAAGCATTGGTTTTGCATTATTCCTCGCCAGCTTAGAAAATGTTGGGACGGTTTATCTGCAAAAAGAGCTTAACTTTCCAAGAATCTTTCTCCTTCGAGTACCTCCTGTCCTTATTGATTTATCCGTTTCGGCCTTGGTTGTCTTTTTTTTCCGCAGCATTTGGGGTTATGTTGCAGGACGTTTTTCTTCTGTGCTTGTTCAGGTAGCCTTATCCTATTTGCTTTGTCCGTATCGCCCGCGATTTTGTCTGAATTGGCAGAAAGCGGTTCAAATGTGGCGTTTTGGGAAATGGATATTTGGATTGTCGGTTTTGAATTTTTTGATTTCAGAAGGGGATGATTTTTTTGTATGGGGGTATCTGGGTGTTAGTGCGCTGGCTTTGTACCGCTATGCATTTCGTTTTTCCAATCTTCCGGCGACTGACCTGACAAATACCCTTTCCCAGGTCACGTTTCCGGCCTATTCGAAGATACAGGATGACATTCCTCGGTTACGGGAAGCATATTTAAAAGTTTTGAGGGTAACGGCTTTTTTTGCGTTTCTGGCTTCTGGTTTGATTTTCTCGCTGGGGCCGGATTTTGTACGGTTGTTTCTGAAGGCGGATATGCATCCGATGATACCGGCGATGCAAATTATGGTATTTAAGGGGTTGTTTCGTTCTTTGGGCGCTACACGAGGTCCTTTGTTTTTGGCCCTCGGGAAACCGAAGATTCATTTTTATTTCCAGGTGATCCGTTTCGTCTTGTTGGCGGTTCTAATCTATCCTTTGACAAGCCGCTGGGGCATTGAAGGAACAGCAGTTGCCACTCTTCTGATTGCGGTTTTAGTGAGTCCTTTTGGATTCTGGTTATCCTGCAGGTGGCTGAACTGTCCTCCGTGGCGGATGCTGGAATCCTCTCTGATTCCGCTGGTTTCTTTTTTGGTAACAGTTTCCATCCTTCTTTTCCTTAGGTCGGTAACCGCGCGGATGAGCCCTTTCCTTTTTGTGGGGTATTTTCTGTTGGCTCTGGCGTGTTATGGTGGAACGGCTTTGCTGCTGGATTGCTTGAAGGGATTTGAATTGTTGAGTATTTTTAAGGAACAGCTTCGTGCCTTGGTCAAAAACAAATAA
- the lptB gene encoding LPS export ABC transporter ATP-binding protein, with product MTLLEAEGLVKKYSGRTVVDQVHLTVPQRSIVGLLGRNGAGKTTTFRMVMGMIEPDAGRVLFEGVDVTRMPMYRRARMGMGYLSQEPSVFGRMTAEENLAAILEMTTAGRRQVRERTEELLGRYALTEVRHTQARMLSGGERRRLEIARAMALRPALLLLDEPFSGVDPIGVEELQGEIRRLAAGGVSVLITDHNVERTLEVVDKAYIIDHGKVIAEGTPKEIVHNELVRRSYLGQSFRMDEFDKPSSPWVG from the coding sequence ATGACATTACTGGAAGCCGAAGGGCTTGTGAAGAAATATTCCGGCCGGACGGTTGTTGATCAGGTTCATCTTACAGTGCCGCAGCGCTCGATTGTAGGCCTTTTGGGACGCAACGGGGCGGGCAAGACGACCACATTCCGGATGGTGATGGGAATGATTGAGCCGGACGCGGGGCGGGTGCTCTTTGAGGGGGTGGATGTGACCCGGATGCCGATGTACCGTCGGGCCCGGATGGGGATGGGGTATCTGTCGCAGGAGCCCAGCGTCTTCGGGCGGATGACGGCCGAGGAGAATCTGGCGGCGATTCTGGAGATGACGACGGCGGGCCGCCGGCAGGTGCGGGAGCGGACGGAGGAACTGCTCGGCCGGTATGCCCTCACGGAGGTGCGGCATACGCAGGCGCGGATGCTTTCGGGCGGAGAACGCAGGCGGCTGGAGATTGCGCGGGCGATGGCGCTGCGTCCGGCCCTGCTGCTCCTGGATGAGCCCTTCAGCGGAGTGGATCCGATTGGGGTGGAGGAACTGCAGGGGGAGATTCGACGGCTGGCCGCCGGCGGCGTGAGCGTGCTGATTACGGACCACAACGTCGAGCGGACGCTGGAGGTGGTGGACAAGGCGTACATTATCGACCACGGGAAAGTGATTGCCGAGGGCACGCCGAAAGAGATTGTGCACAACGAGCTGGTCCGGCGCAGCTATCTGGGCCAGTCATTTCGGATGGACGAGTTTGACAAACCTTCCAGCCCTTGGGTTGGGTGA
- a CDS encoding metallophosphoesterase family protein, translating to MFAIISDIHSNLEALSVVLKDIEERGIKTIYCLGDVVGYGANPKECLDLVIEKTQNSVMGNHDYAVLFEPTNFNTGAESATYWTRRVLEEEPDPEKRARRWQYLGRQRMRWTMKLPLDGFEAQLDFVHASPRRPINEYIFPDDVYTTSSKITTLFDRTPHICFVGHTHLPGVFLEDPDFYSPDELGGKYPIIPNEKAIINVGSVGQPRDRDNRAAYVYIQDNEVHFVRLEYDYKTAAEKIYAVPELDNFEGDRLADGR from the coding sequence ATGTTTGCGATTATCAGTGATATTCATTCGAATTTGGAGGCCCTCTCTGTCGTCCTGAAGGACATCGAAGAGCGGGGCATCAAGACGATTTACTGTCTGGGCGATGTCGTCGGCTACGGCGCCAACCCTAAAGAATGCCTGGACCTGGTTATCGAAAAGACCCAAAACAGCGTGATGGGCAACCACGATTACGCCGTCCTGTTCGAGCCGACCAACTTCAACACCGGCGCCGAATCCGCCACCTACTGGACCCGGCGGGTCCTCGAAGAAGAGCCCGACCCGGAAAAACGCGCCCGCCGCTGGCAGTACCTCGGACGCCAGCGGATGCGCTGGACGATGAAACTCCCTCTGGACGGCTTCGAGGCCCAGCTGGACTTCGTCCATGCCTCCCCGCGGCGGCCCATCAACGAATACATCTTCCCGGACGATGTCTATACGACCTCCTCCAAAATCACAACCCTCTTTGACCGAACGCCGCATATCTGCTTTGTCGGCCATACCCACCTGCCCGGCGTCTTTCTCGAAGACCCGGACTTTTACAGCCCTGACGAACTGGGCGGCAAATACCCGATTATTCCCAATGAGAAAGCCATCATCAACGTCGGCTCCGTCGGGCAGCCCCGAGACCGTGACAACCGCGCTGCGTATGTTTATATCCAGGACAACGAAGTCCACTTCGTCCGGCTGGAATATGATTATAAAACCGCCGCAGAAAAGATTTACGCCGTCCCGGAACTGGACAACTTTGAGGGCGACCGGCTGGCCGACGGACGGTAA
- the def gene encoding peptide deformylase, which yields MAKIECRMTRYPAGVLTKKARPVEKIDDSIRALAERMKDLMVEHKGVGLAGPQAGVDLRIFVVSVDGTKEHAKVYINPEIQVSGGLEEHEEGCLSLPGIWGKVRRYKKCTVTAMDLEGRRFTEEGEGLLARAFQHEYDHLEGILIKDRLGTAAKLRARKRLKELEEAAGSES from the coding sequence ATGGCGAAGATAGAGTGCAGGATGACGCGGTATCCGGCGGGGGTGCTGACGAAAAAGGCGCGGCCGGTGGAAAAGATTGACGACTCGATTCGAGCCCTGGCCGAGCGAATGAAGGACCTGATGGTTGAGCACAAGGGAGTGGGGCTGGCCGGCCCGCAGGCGGGGGTGGATTTGCGGATTTTTGTCGTGTCGGTGGACGGCACGAAAGAACACGCCAAGGTCTATATCAATCCGGAGATTCAGGTCAGCGGCGGCCTGGAGGAACATGAAGAGGGGTGTCTGTCGCTGCCGGGCATCTGGGGCAAAGTCCGCCGCTACAAAAAGTGCACGGTGACGGCGATGGATTTGGAAGGGCGGCGGTTTACGGAGGAAGGCGAAGGGCTTTTGGCACGGGCTTTTCAGCACGAGTACGACCATCTGGAGGGGATTCTGATTAAGGACCGGCTGGGGACGGCGGCCAAACTTCGCGCCCGCAAGCGGCTCAAAGAGCTGGAAGAAGCGGCGGGTTCTGAATCGTAA
- a CDS encoding YidC/Oxa1 family insertase periplasmic-domain containing protein: protein MNGRTNMRKWPLLIWTLTIVFVGLCALRVYKAGFCSAGRCNLPNPIIPLAAAVQPESAVQPAASPEQTADTQQTPAEPEEPVVSFDNLSAVSGPEQTVTLGALYDVCRRTNDPSQYKFQVELTTRGAAVKTVTLSEFDDRHKDNPQPFVLLKPILTGERPIYTLASTSLSLTGNKGSSSALVFPLDRLNWTVVEQSADKAVFEALLGQVETRDGQRILTVPQIRLRKTYRIEPGRYDLTCELTVENLTEGTVRQQLQIQGTAAVLAEDIRTDERNIIAAYRTQNNSVETRLLEYPRIRSYVKELSCPEKPGAFTLMFGPLVSGFKKIFGSSDPQNLLQMKADKSASFLWAASTNKYFAAVIRPESAAPIAFTGAQYHDPQLCQPQGSPDAGATYRLQTDTLSLAPAGRPNSTQTLTFECFLGPKDKRLFDKNPTYRAYAYYQTFAMRSCCCCPAFLTQPLAFAIMWLMTALYQLMGPWGNYGIVIMVLVFLMRLVLHPITKKSQVTMMKVQKLGPQLQEVQQKYKGNPQEMQRKIAEVYHQAGMTQFSPMVGMMPMFLQMPIWIALWTAVYTSIDLRGAGFLPFWITDLSAPDALIHFGRFAFTIPLIGLHIESLNLLPILMGVVMYLQQKLTPQTQPAETARPEVVQQQKIMMILFPLLFPLMLYNGPSGVNLYIMASIGAGVIEQYVIRRHLQQQEAEKEKRLVPATAKTGGKPKKKKPKPLFREYK from the coding sequence GTGAACGGCAGAACCAATATGAGGAAATGGCCTTTACTCATCTGGACGCTCACAATTGTTTTTGTCGGCTTGTGCGCCCTGCGGGTTTACAAGGCGGGCTTTTGCTCCGCAGGCAGATGCAACCTTCCAAATCCCATCATTCCTCTGGCCGCCGCCGTGCAGCCGGAATCCGCTGTGCAGCCCGCCGCATCGCCCGAGCAGACCGCCGACACACAACAGACACCCGCCGAGCCCGAAGAACCTGTCGTGTCCTTTGACAATCTGTCCGCCGTCAGCGGCCCTGAACAAACCGTCACGCTCGGAGCCCTCTATGACGTCTGCCGGCGCACCAATGACCCGTCCCAATACAAATTTCAAGTCGAACTGACGACTCGCGGGGCCGCCGTCAAAACCGTTACGCTCTCGGAATTCGACGACCGACACAAAGACAATCCGCAGCCCTTTGTGCTCCTGAAACCGATTCTGACAGGCGAGCGGCCCATCTATACCCTGGCCAGCACCTCTCTGTCGCTGACCGGCAATAAGGGATCCTCCAGCGCACTCGTTTTCCCCCTCGATCGGCTGAACTGGACTGTGGTTGAACAATCCGCCGACAAAGCCGTCTTTGAAGCCCTTCTGGGGCAGGTCGAAACCCGTGACGGACAGCGCATCCTGACCGTGCCCCAGATTCGCCTGCGCAAAACCTATCGTATCGAGCCGGGCCGTTATGACCTGACCTGTGAACTGACCGTTGAAAACCTCACGGAAGGCACCGTCCGCCAGCAGCTCCAAATCCAGGGCACCGCCGCCGTTCTGGCGGAAGACATCCGAACCGATGAACGCAACATCATCGCCGCCTACCGCACCCAAAACAACTCTGTCGAAACCCGACTGCTCGAATACCCGAGAATCCGCTCCTATGTGAAGGAATTGTCCTGCCCCGAAAAACCCGGCGCTTTTACTCTGATGTTCGGTCCGCTGGTCAGCGGATTTAAGAAAATCTTCGGCTCTTCTGACCCCCAGAACCTCCTTCAGATGAAGGCGGACAAATCGGCCTCGTTCCTGTGGGCGGCCTCCACCAACAAATATTTCGCCGCCGTCATCCGTCCCGAGTCCGCTGCTCCAATCGCCTTCACCGGTGCGCAGTATCACGACCCGCAGCTCTGCCAGCCGCAGGGCTCTCCGGATGCCGGTGCTACGTACCGCCTTCAGACAGATACCCTCTCGCTGGCCCCCGCCGGACGCCCCAACAGCACCCAGACCCTCACCTTTGAATGCTTCCTAGGCCCGAAAGACAAACGGCTCTTCGATAAAAACCCGACCTACCGGGCCTATGCTTATTACCAGACCTTTGCGATGCGAAGCTGCTGCTGCTGTCCGGCCTTCCTGACCCAGCCGCTGGCTTTCGCCATCATGTGGCTGATGACCGCGCTGTATCAGCTGATGGGCCCCTGGGGCAACTACGGCATCGTCATTATGGTTCTGGTCTTCCTGATGCGGCTGGTTCTTCACCCCATTACCAAGAAAAGCCAGGTCACGATGATGAAGGTCCAGAAACTCGGGCCCCAGCTTCAGGAGGTCCAGCAGAAATACAAAGGCAATCCGCAGGAAATGCAGCGAAAGATAGCCGAAGTCTATCACCAGGCGGGCATGACCCAGTTCAGCCCCATGGTCGGAATGATGCCGATGTTCCTGCAGATGCCCATCTGGATTGCGCTCTGGACCGCTGTCTATACGAGCATCGATCTGCGGGGCGCCGGCTTCCTGCCGTTCTGGATTACCGACCTGTCCGCCCCGGATGCCCTGATTCACTTCGGCCGGTTTGCCTTTACCATCCCTCTGATCGGCCTGCATATTGAATCGCTCAATCTGCTGCCGATTCTGATGGGCGTCGTAATGTATCTCCAGCAGAAGCTCACCCCCCAGACTCAGCCCGCGGAGACTGCCCGGCCCGAAGTCGTCCAGCAGCAGAAAATTATGATGATTCTCTTTCCCCTGCTGTTTCCGCTGATGCTTTACAACGGCCCGTCGGGCGTGAATCTCTACATTATGGCCAGCATCGGCGCCGGCGTCATCGAACAGTACGTCATCCGCAGACACCTCCAGCAGCAGGAGGCCGAGAAGGAAAAACGCCTCGTGCCCGCCACCGCCAAAACCGGCGGCAAACCCAAAAAGAAAAAACCCAAACCCCTGTTCCGCGAATACAAATAA
- the mtnP gene encoding S-methyl-5'-thioadenosine phosphorylase yields MDKPQIAVIGGTGLGDAFAARLGDIEELFPDTPFGKPSAPVQLGTFAGRRIAFLNRHGRGHCLSPSRIPYAANIFALKSLGVRTILASGAVGSLREEYAPKEVVLADQFIDKTFRRQSSFFDALGAVHVEFAQPCCARLRQQLLSVSRQLPFPVHPSGTYVCMEGPQFSTRAESQMHRQWGADLIGMTALPEAKLAREAQMCYALLALITDYDCWRPHDPSQSQQSLLQEIIGNLHTATDNAVRLLEELLAGGEPLADDRCPCRHALELAVWTRPEVQNADERRRLCLLWE; encoded by the coding sequence ATGGACAAGCCGCAGATTGCCGTCATCGGAGGTACAGGGCTCGGCGACGCCTTTGCCGCCCGGCTTGGCGACATCGAAGAACTATTTCCGGACACTCCTTTCGGCAAACCCAGCGCCCCCGTCCAGCTCGGCACGTTTGCCGGCCGCCGCATTGCCTTCCTGAACCGCCACGGCCGGGGACATTGCCTGAGCCCTTCCCGCATTCCGTATGCCGCCAACATCTTTGCCCTCAAATCTCTCGGCGTGCGCACCATCCTTGCCAGCGGAGCTGTCGGCTCTCTCCGGGAGGAATACGCCCCCAAAGAAGTCGTTTTGGCTGACCAGTTTATCGACAAGACCTTTCGCCGTCAGTCCAGTTTTTTTGACGCCCTCGGCGCCGTCCACGTCGAATTTGCCCAGCCCTGCTGCGCTCGGCTTCGTCAGCAGCTCCTCTCCGTCAGCCGCCAACTGCCCTTTCCGGTCCATCCGTCCGGCACCTACGTCTGCATGGAAGGGCCCCAATTTTCCACCCGCGCCGAATCTCAGATGCACCGCCAATGGGGGGCCGACCTGATTGGAATGACCGCCCTGCCCGAAGCCAAACTCGCCCGGGAAGCCCAGATGTGCTATGCCCTGCTGGCCCTGATTACCGATTACGACTGCTGGCGGCCCCACGACCCCAGCCAGTCCCAGCAGTCCCTGCTGCAGGAAATCATCGGCAATCTGCACACCGCCACGGATAACGCCGTCCGCCTGCTTGAAGAACTGCTGGCAGGCGGTGAACCGCTTGCGGATGACCGATGTCCCTGCCGGCATGCCCTCGAGCTGGCCGTCTGGACAAGACCTGAGGTTCAAAATGCCGACGAACGCAGACGCCTGTGCCTTCTGTGGGAATAA
- a CDS encoding fused MFS/spermidine synthase, producing MYKRRRKRPFFVLLFAFGVFAGAFLLFQVQPLFGRFLTPWFGGTPEVWTACMLFFQLLLLAGYAYAHALGRLPARLQALVHLLLLITAAVLAFRIIPPAHLKPTPETNPIIQILWICFVCIGLPYFLLSSTGPLLQSWICRIEPGFIPYRLYALSNIGSLLALISYPFVFEPVFSRQQQAILWSFLFLFYATSCIICALILFLNAPSSQNPSPKNRDTVSLSFSNYLLWLSLPAVASTLLLAVTEKITQDIAVVPFLWILPLSIYLLSFIICFDSPRWYKRPLFLSLFILSILGIIIARIIEEKRPNITLIIGLYSFLLFCCCMVCHGELYALRPHPRYLTAYYLLIAAGGALGGIFVSILAPLLFKTYVELHLAVLLAVILVVLTDRRYIQGRQRKIAYIAALAVVGLAGIFLIGRRTTQNQRAIDHARNFFGVLTVWEDDWDNPLLHKRLLQHGTTFHGLQFQHPDKRHLPTAYYGFNSGIGLLIRSNPQHPPRRIGVIGLGVGTIAFYGRKGDVIRFYEINPAVERLARKYFTYLSDSQADIQIVLGDGRLSLERESPQNFDILVLDAFSSDAVPVHLLTSQAMEIYLKHLKPDGVLAFHLSSVHLDLIQVVRKLSEHFRLHCLWLETYPDEQFGALSSDWLVLSPSKEPLENPLLQSAASPLPESAGSIDLWTDDHIRLLQILKPSPRR from the coding sequence ATGTACAAGCGTAGGAGAAAACGTCCTTTTTTTGTATTATTGTTTGCTTTCGGTGTCTTTGCCGGGGCGTTCCTGCTTTTTCAGGTACAGCCGCTGTTTGGGCGATTTCTGACCCCCTGGTTCGGCGGCACACCCGAAGTCTGGACCGCCTGCATGCTCTTTTTCCAGCTGCTTCTGCTGGCCGGATATGCCTATGCCCACGCCCTCGGCCGTCTCCCCGCCCGCCTGCAGGCCCTCGTTCATCTGCTTCTGCTCATCACCGCCGCCGTACTGGCCTTTCGAATCATCCCTCCGGCACATCTGAAACCAACGCCAGAAACCAACCCCATTATCCAAATATTATGGATATGTTTTGTCTGCATAGGACTTCCCTATTTCCTTCTTTCTTCTACAGGGCCGCTTCTTCAGTCCTGGATTTGCCGAATTGAACCCGGTTTTATTCCCTATCGTCTTTATGCCCTCAGCAATATCGGCTCATTATTAGCCCTTATTTCCTATCCATTTGTTTTTGAACCCGTTTTCAGTCGTCAGCAGCAGGCCATCCTTTGGTCTTTCCTGTTCCTTTTTTATGCAACCTCCTGTATAATTTGTGCACTTATACTCTTCCTAAATGCCCCATCTTCCCAAAATCCCTCCCCTAAAAATAGGGATACCGTTTCTCTTTCTTTCTCAAATTATCTTCTCTGGCTTTCTTTGCCGGCAGTTGCTTCAACCCTCCTGCTGGCCGTAACCGAAAAAATTACCCAAGATATCGCCGTAGTACCCTTTTTATGGATTCTGCCATTAAGTATATATCTCCTGTCGTTTATTATCTGTTTTGACAGCCCCCGATGGTACAAACGCCCCCTCTTCCTATCCCTATTTATTCTGAGCATTTTAGGCATCATCATCGCCCGCATTATTGAAGAAAAAAGGCCTAATATCACATTGATTATCGGACTTTACAGTTTCCTACTCTTCTGCTGCTGTATGGTCTGCCACGGGGAACTGTATGCCCTCCGCCCGCATCCCCGTTATCTGACCGCCTATTATCTGCTTATTGCGGCCGGCGGTGCACTCGGCGGTATCTTTGTTTCCATCCTGGCCCCCTTGCTCTTTAAAACCTATGTAGAACTCCACTTAGCCGTCCTCTTGGCCGTGATTCTTGTTGTCTTGACCGACCGACGGTATATTCAGGGCCGCCAACGCAAAATTGCCTATATTGCCGCCCTCGCCGTCGTCGGGCTGGCAGGCATCTTCCTCATCGGCCGACGCACCACCCAAAACCAGCGGGCCATCGACCACGCACGCAACTTCTTCGGCGTCCTGACCGTCTGGGAAGACGACTGGGACAACCCTCTTCTGCACAAACGTCTCCTCCAGCACGGCACGACCTTCCATGGTCTGCAGTTTCAGCATCCGGACAAACGGCATCTCCCGACCGCTTATTACGGCTTTAACAGCGGCATCGGTCTGCTCATCCGCTCTAATCCCCAGCATCCGCCCCGCCGCATCGGCGTCATCGGGCTGGGCGTCGGCACCATCGCCTTTTACGGCCGGAAAGGCGATGTCATCCGCTTTTACGAAATCAACCCCGCCGTCGAACGGCTGGCGCGAAAGTATTTCACCTACCTGTCCGACAGCCAGGCCGACATCCAGATTGTTTTAGGCGACGGCCGGCTGTCGCTCGAGCGGGAATCTCCGCAGAACTTCGACATCCTCGTTCTGGATGCCTTCAGCAGCGATGCCGTGCCCGTCCACCTGCTCACCAGCCAGGCGATGGAAATCTACCTCAAACACCTCAAACCCGACGGCGTCCTGGCCTTCCATCTGTCGTCGGTGCATCTGGACCTGATTCAGGTCGTCCGCAAACTGTCCGAACACTTCCGGCTTCACTGCCTTTGGCTGGAAACCTACCCCGATGAGCAGTTCGGCGCTCTTTCCTCCGACTGGCTTGTGCTTTCTCCCTCGAAAGAACCGCTCGAAAACCCGCTCCTTCAGTCCGCCGCCAGCCCCCTGCCCGAATCCGCCGGCTCCATCGACCTGTGGACCGATGACCATATCCGGCTGCTCCAAATCCTCAAGCCCTCCCCCCGCCGATAA
- a CDS encoding PilZ domain-containing protein, with product MQMEERRKSVRYKAREDVRAAISAEDSDLHTEGFVLNISQSGAYIFANAIPFQNGILTFRLPDGRTIQRRCRRIDPYQPRARGQAVAFTDALTAEELEALKAPILE from the coding sequence ATGCAGATGGAAGAAAGAAGAAAAAGCGTTCGCTACAAAGCCCGCGAAGATGTCCGGGCGGCCATCAGTGCCGAAGATTCCGACCTTCACACTGAAGGGTTTGTTCTGAACATCAGCCAGAGCGGGGCCTATATCTTCGCCAACGCCATCCCGTTCCAAAACGGCATCCTGACCTTCCGCCTGCCCGACGGGCGCACTATTCAGCGCCGCTGCCGCCGAATCGACCCCTATCAGCCCCGTGCCCGCGGCCAGGCCGTTGCCTTTACAGACGCCCTCACAGCGGAGGAACTGGAGGCCCTCAAGGCCCCTATCCTCGAATAA